The following proteins are co-located in the Tardibacter chloracetimidivorans genome:
- a CDS encoding NADP-dependent oxidoreductase: protein MTVNRRFLLCRRPQGAPVPDDFRLVEEPVPAAPAGGFVIRNHFASLDPAQRGWMDDVPSYMPPIPLGDPVRATTVGVVHNSDNPDFAPGQWVLGLNALEDYSVAMPGGFTSVIDVAHVDSPSRFLSAMGAVGLTAYFGLLEVGKPQPGETLLVSGAAGAVGSMVGQIGKIKGCRVVGIAGGADKCRRLIEHYGFDAAIDYHGRSVTELAASIAQEAPQGADIVFENVGGDVLDAELMNLAMRARIVLCGLISEYNAPEKHGARNLWQVLVKRATMTGMLIADYVPRFAEGGAEIARWMAEGRLRVDEDVQVGLENAYDAFMRLFSGANTGKLVLKIV, encoded by the coding sequence TTGACTGTTAACCGTCGCTTTCTATTATGTCGCCGGCCACAGGGCGCGCCCGTTCCCGACGACTTCCGGCTGGTCGAGGAGCCCGTTCCGGCGGCGCCCGCCGGCGGTTTCGTGATCCGCAACCATTTTGCCTCGCTCGATCCGGCGCAACGTGGGTGGATGGACGACGTTCCCAGCTACATGCCGCCGATCCCTTTGGGCGACCCGGTGCGCGCGACGACCGTTGGCGTGGTGCACAATTCGGACAATCCCGACTTCGCGCCCGGTCAGTGGGTGCTCGGGCTCAACGCGCTGGAGGACTACTCGGTGGCAATGCCGGGCGGTTTCACCAGCGTCATAGATGTGGCCCATGTCGACTCTCCGTCGCGTTTTCTGTCGGCGATGGGCGCGGTTGGGCTGACGGCCTATTTCGGGCTGCTCGAGGTCGGCAAGCCGCAGCCGGGCGAGACTCTGCTCGTCTCGGGTGCTGCCGGGGCGGTGGGATCGATGGTCGGCCAGATCGGCAAGATCAAGGGCTGCCGCGTCGTCGGCATCGCCGGCGGCGCCGACAAATGCCGGCGGCTGATCGAGCACTATGGTTTCGACGCAGCTATCGATTATCATGGCAGGAGCGTGACCGAGTTGGCGGCGTCAATCGCCCAGGAAGCGCCGCAGGGCGCCGACATCGTGTTCGAGAATGTCGGCGGAGACGTGCTGGACGCCGAGCTGATGAACCTGGCGATGCGGGCGCGCATCGTGCTGTGCGGCCTCATCAGCGAATATAACGCGCCGGAAAAGCACGGCGCCCGCAACCTCTGGCAAGTACTGGTGAAGCGCGCCACCATGACCGGCATGCTGATCGCAGATTATGTGCCGCGATTTGCCGAAGGCGGCGCCGAGATCGCGCGCTGGATGGCCGAGGGGCGGCTGCGCGTCGACGAGGACGTCCAAGTCGGCCTGGAAAACGCCTATGATGCGTTCATGCGGCTGTTCAGCGGCGCGAATACGGGCAAGCTGGTGCTGAAGATCGTGTAA
- a CDS encoding VOC family protein, with protein sequence MGLGVQGIHHIGISVPDLARARVFFIDLLGGVEEVPPLSWRDDAFIDAVVGLPGSAADQFMCRLGNTHIEVFEYHQPRSEPQDPDRGVNRFGYTHFALQVDDIAACHERLVGAGVRVHTPPDLSTITVNADGSKSGYCATYCRDWFGNVFEIMEIHDSPEIKRV encoded by the coding sequence ATGGGCTTGGGCGTTCAAGGCATTCACCACATCGGCATTTCCGTGCCCGATCTCGCGCGGGCGCGGGTCTTCTTCATCGACCTGCTCGGCGGAGTGGAGGAGGTTCCGCCGCTCAGCTGGCGCGACGATGCCTTCATCGATGCCGTCGTCGGCCTGCCGGGCAGCGCGGCGGATCAATTCATGTGCCGCCTTGGCAACACGCATATCGAGGTGTTCGAATATCATCAGCCGCGGTCGGAGCCGCAGGACCCGGACAGGGGCGTCAACCGCTTTGGTTACACCCATTTCGCGCTTCAGGTGGACGACATCGCCGCCTGTCACGAACGGCTGGTGGGGGCGGGTGTCCGCGTTCATACGCCGCCCGACCTTTCGACGATCACGGTGAACGCCGACGGCAGCAAGTCCGGCTATTGCGCCACCTATTGCCGCGACTGGTTCGGCAATGTCTTCGAGATCATGGAAATCCACGACTCGCCTGAAATAAAGCGGGTCTGA
- a CDS encoding SDR family NAD(P)-dependent oxidoreductase — translation MTMDLGLKGKKVILTGGSRGIGRATAELFAAEGADIAFCSRNADQVAEAADAMSVHGGKVIGEPFDMEAGHDAYRAWLSAAAEKLGGCDIFVPMISTSGAGATGDWHKTLDFDIMGAVIGVEVLEPYLEKSDAASVVIIASTAGLETFLVPQGYNALKGALIVYAGQLSQALGPKGVRVNSVSPGPIKFPGGNWEAIKGAMPELYNATEAQFALGRWGGPEEVAKTIVFLASPASSYTTGTNVVVDGGYTKRVQF, via the coding sequence ATGACCATGGATTTGGGACTGAAAGGCAAGAAAGTCATTCTGACGGGCGGGAGCCGCGGCATCGGCCGGGCGACCGCGGAACTGTTCGCGGCCGAAGGCGCCGACATCGCCTTCTGCTCGCGCAACGCCGATCAGGTGGCCGAGGCGGCGGATGCCATGTCGGTGCATGGCGGCAAGGTGATCGGCGAGCCCTTCGACATGGAGGCGGGCCACGATGCCTATCGCGCCTGGCTAAGCGCGGCGGCGGAGAAGCTCGGCGGCTGCGACATCTTCGTGCCGATGATCTCGACCTCGGGCGCGGGCGCGACCGGTGACTGGCATAAGACGCTGGACTTCGACATCATGGGCGCGGTGATCGGCGTCGAGGTGCTGGAGCCGTATCTGGAGAAGTCCGATGCTGCCTCGGTCGTCATCATCGCGTCGACCGCGGGGCTTGAAACCTTCCTCGTGCCGCAGGGCTATAATGCACTGAAGGGCGCGCTCATCGTCTATGCCGGACAGCTGAGCCAGGCGCTCGGCCCGAAGGGCGTCCGCGTGAACAGCGTGTCGCCCGGCCCGATCAAGTTCCCCGGCGGCAACTGGGAAGCGATCAAGGGCGCCATGCCCGAGCTTTACAACGCAACGGAAGCACAGTTCGCGCTGGGCCGCTGGGGCGGGCCGGAGGAGGTCGCCAAGACGATCGTGTTTCTCGCCAGCCCGGCATCGTCCTACACCACCGGCACCAACGTCGTGGTCGACGGCGGCTATACCAAGCGGGTCCAGTTCTGA
- a CDS encoding SDR family NAD(P)-dependent oxidoreductase produces the protein MGRLQGKSAVVLGASGVDNMGQCIARRFLAEGARVLVSGRKEDVLRDFADAHGCEWASCDLTDEASVNALADTSAGRLGGIDIALNATGWGLLKPFLDNSHEDLMAMTALQFVGPFHFFQAMIRKMARSMGGRGGSILTISSATATIMLDDHAAYMGTKAGIDHVIRCIANEFGEEGIRANSISPGLTDTPMTAEAKTVPGVFEAFLPGYPLGRIGTSEDIAAAAVFLASDECFMTGENLQVNGGLTLRRNPSKAEIEQSIARAAKGA, from the coding sequence ATGGGCCGCTTGCAAGGAAAGTCCGCTGTCGTTCTGGGCGCGTCGGGCGTCGACAACATGGGCCAGTGCATTGCCCGGCGCTTCCTGGCCGAAGGCGCGCGCGTGCTGGTCTCGGGACGCAAGGAAGACGTACTTCGGGATTTCGCGGACGCTCATGGCTGCGAGTGGGCCTCTTGCGACCTGACCGATGAGGCGAGCGTCAACGCGCTGGCGGACACCTCGGCCGGCCGGCTGGGCGGCATCGACATTGCGCTTAACGCCACCGGCTGGGGCTTGCTCAAGCCGTTTCTCGACAATAGCCACGAAGACCTGATGGCGATGACCGCGCTGCAGTTCGTCGGTCCGTTCCACTTCTTCCAGGCCATGATCCGCAAGATGGCGCGCAGCATGGGCGGGCGTGGCGGATCGATACTGACGATCAGTTCGGCGACGGCTACCATCATGCTCGACGACCACGCGGCCTATATGGGCACCAAGGCGGGGATCGATCACGTCATCCGCTGCATCGCCAACGAGTTCGGCGAAGAGGGCATCCGCGCCAACTCGATCTCGCCCGGCCTGACCGACACCCCGATGACAGCGGAGGCGAAGACCGTGCCGGGTGTCTTCGAGGCGTTCCTGCCAGGCTATCCGCTGGGCCGGATCGGCACGTCGGAGGACATTGCGGCGGCGGCGGTGTTCCTCGCCAGCGACGAATGCTTCATGACGGGCGAAAACCTGCAGGTGAACGGCGGTCTGACGCTGCGCCGCAACCCGTCCAAGGCGGAAATCGAGCAGTCAATCGCCCGCGCAGCCAAAGGAGCCTGA
- a CDS encoding AMP-binding protein: MNERKKTPWDWLPVPAPHLERFARAGLWDERTIADQAHALAADDPDAVAIVDGDRVITRAALLADAEALATALYDRGLRPGDVIAFQLPNWHEAAVVNLAAALGGMIVNPIVPIYRDHEVSLMVGDCGARALFVPTTFRKFDFASMAARIRDTIPGFDHVFTVRGDGPDDYAALLAEGRGRPFARPSVDPLGVKMVLYTSGTTGRPKGVLHSHVSIQRILRESARHWELRAGEGTLMPSPVTHISGYANGLEAPLVCQTRAVLMESWDAKVALALIDRHGLVGTVAATPFLVELAAAAREAGNRLPTFRFFACGGAAVPAELIPAANAAFENCRAFRVFGASEVPLVTFGWPRDPQLAATTDGEIVDYDVRIVDAGDRDLPDGQEGEILARGPGMMLGYADEAQTREAITSDGYFRTGDVGVRTPEGALTITGRKKDLIIRGGENISAKEIEDVLHSHPSVREASVVAMPHERLGEGVCAFVIAGEVEPEAETLAAHVRASGLAPQKIPERFVFVADFPRTASGKVRKDLLRAAAREASQR, translated from the coding sequence ATGAACGAGAGGAAGAAAACGCCGTGGGACTGGCTGCCCGTGCCGGCACCGCATCTTGAGCGCTTTGCCCGCGCGGGGCTTTGGGACGAGCGGACGATTGCCGATCAGGCGCATGCGCTGGCGGCGGACGATCCCGACGCCGTGGCGATCGTCGATGGCGACCGCGTGATCACGCGCGCGGCGCTGCTCGCCGACGCCGAGGCGCTGGCGACGGCGCTGTACGACAGGGGGTTGCGCCCCGGCGACGTCATCGCCTTCCAGCTACCGAACTGGCACGAGGCTGCGGTCGTAAATCTGGCGGCAGCGCTCGGCGGGATGATCGTCAACCCGATCGTGCCGATCTACCGCGATCATGAGGTATCGCTGATGGTCGGCGACTGCGGCGCGCGGGCGCTGTTCGTGCCGACGACCTTCCGCAAGTTCGATTTCGCTTCCATGGCCGCCCGCATCCGCGACACCATCCCCGGCTTCGACCATGTCTTCACCGTCCGCGGCGATGGTCCCGACGATTATGCGGCGCTGCTCGCCGAGGGACGGGGGAGGCCCTTCGCACGCCCCTCGGTCGATCCGCTCGGCGTCAAGATGGTCCTCTACACCTCGGGCACGACGGGGCGGCCCAAGGGCGTGCTTCACAGCCATGTCTCGATCCAGCGCATCCTTCGCGAGAGCGCGCGGCACTGGGAACTGCGCGCCGGGGAGGGCACGCTGATGCCGTCGCCGGTGACTCACATCTCCGGCTATGCCAATGGCCTTGAAGCGCCGCTGGTCTGCCAGACCCGCGCCGTCCTGATGGAAAGCTGGGATGCAAAGGTCGCGCTGGCGCTGATCGACCGCCACGGCCTCGTCGGCACGGTAGCGGCGACGCCGTTCCTGGTCGAACTGGCGGCGGCGGCGCGGGAGGCCGGCAACCGGCTGCCGACGTTCCGCTTCTTCGCCTGTGGCGGGGCGGCCGTTCCTGCCGAGCTCATCCCGGCCGCGAACGCGGCATTCGAGAATTGCCGCGCCTTCCGTGTGTTCGGCGCGTCGGAAGTGCCGCTGGTGACATTCGGCTGGCCGCGCGATCCGCAGCTCGCCGCGACGACCGACGGCGAGATCGTCGACTATGACGTGCGCATCGTCGATGCCGGGGACCGCGACCTGCCCGACGGGCAGGAGGGGGAAATACTGGCGCGCGGTCCCGGCATGATGCTCGGCTATGCCGACGAGGCGCAGACGCGCGAGGCGATCACCAGCGACGGCTATTTCCGCACCGGCGACGTTGGCGTGCGGACGCCTGAAGGTGCGCTGACCATCACCGGGCGCAAGAAGGACCTGATCATCCGGGGCGGCGAGAATATCTCCGCCAAGGAGATCGAGGACGTGCTCCACAGCCATCCTTCGGTACGCGAGGCCAGCGTGGTGGCCATGCCCCACGAGCGCCTCGGCGAAGGCGTCTGCGCGTTCGTGATCGCGGGAGAGGTTGAGCCGGAGGCGGAGACGCTGGCGGCGCACGTCCGGGCAAGCGGGCTGGCCCCTCAGAAAATCCCCGAGCGCTTCGTATTCGTTGCCGACTTTCCCCGCACCGCGTCCGGAAAGGTGCGCAAGGATCTGCTGAGGGCGGCCGCGAGAGAGGCATCGCAGCGCTAA
- a CDS encoding aromatic ring-hydroxylating oxygenase subunit alpha, with translation MDRVKQLGNVAEIMLDYVENNRTFAGDKTMSVPTESYTSKDQWRAEMELVFKRVPLMLAFTAELPNPGDYKAMEAVGLPILINRDKAGKVRAFLNVCSHRGAPVAPEGHGNCARFTCKYHSWTFGQDGRLIAVAEASTFGDVNKAERGLTELPCEERAGMIFVCLTPNAPIDLDGYFRGYLEDFEALDFGNWTFLGARTIEGANWKIAFDGYLEGYHFASLHADTIHPRTPSNRMHFEGFGPNMRIGFPQRHISEALRGLPRSDWGAQENNGYDFVRIFFPNVSIFVAPEITQVAQLFPGPTPDRNRTVLNYLRREPVRDEEDRAAVETMINFFRDVTYQEDYVIGLEIQKGLESGAHDEIVFGRNERGNQFFHEWLNWYLEDDPSAPEPTM, from the coding sequence ATGGACCGCGTCAAACAGCTAGGCAATGTGGCCGAGATCATGCTCGACTATGTCGAGAACAACCGGACCTTCGCCGGCGACAAGACGATGTCGGTACCCACCGAAAGCTACACCAGCAAGGACCAGTGGCGCGCCGAGATGGAGCTGGTCTTCAAGCGCGTGCCGCTGATGCTCGCCTTCACGGCGGAGCTGCCGAACCCCGGCGATTACAAGGCGATGGAGGCTGTCGGCCTGCCCATCCTTATCAACCGCGACAAGGCGGGCAAGGTCCGCGCCTTCCTCAACGTCTGCTCGCACCGTGGCGCCCCCGTCGCGCCGGAAGGGCACGGCAATTGCGCGCGCTTCACCTGCAAATACCACAGCTGGACCTTCGGTCAGGACGGCCGGCTGATCGCTGTCGCGGAGGCAAGCACGTTCGGCGACGTCAACAAGGCCGAGCGCGGCCTAACCGAACTGCCGTGCGAGGAGCGGGCAGGCATGATCTTCGTCTGCCTGACGCCCAATGCGCCGATCGACCTCGACGGTTATTTCCGGGGCTATCTGGAGGACTTCGAAGCGCTCGACTTCGGCAACTGGACTTTTCTGGGCGCGCGCACGATCGAAGGCGCGAACTGGAAGATCGCGTTCGACGGCTATCTGGAAGGCTATCATTTCGCGTCGCTCCATGCCGACACCATTCACCCGCGCACGCCGTCCAACCGCATGCATTTCGAAGGCTTCGGGCCGAACATGCGTATCGGCTTCCCGCAGCGGCACATCTCGGAAGCGCTTCGCGGCCTTCCGCGCAGCGACTGGGGCGCTCAGGAGAACAACGGCTACGACTTCGTGCGGATCTTCTTCCCCAATGTCTCGATCTTCGTCGCGCCGGAGATCACGCAGGTGGCGCAACTGTTCCCCGGGCCGACGCCCGACCGCAATCGCACCGTCCTCAACTATCTGCGCCGGGAACCCGTGCGCGACGAGGAGGATCGGGCGGCTGTCGAGACGATGATCAACTTCTTCCGCGACGTCACCTATCAGGAGGATTATGTCATCGGGCTTGAAATCCAGAAGGGCCTGGAAAGCGGCGCGCATGACGAGATCGTCTTCGGCCGCAACGAGCGGGGCAACCAGTTCTTCCACGAGTGGCTGAACTGGTATCTGGAGGATGATCCGTCGGCGCCCGAGCCGACGATGTAA
- a CDS encoding sugar phosphate isomerase/epimerase family protein: MNPISLASGVVPEFGPLDTVRAAAAGGFDAVGLWVEPAQWTAETTREIRAALADEGLPVLDVEVAWLKPDAALGDHRRIIDIGADLGAAHMLCVSSHSDRSATVAELAALCRHAEGSGMRIALEFGIFTEVKNLAAALAILDDVGHPLRALLIDPVHVDRSRSAIDAIADIDPALLPYAQFCDAPAARPDPADFDAVITDAIDLREQCGAGALPLGALYHALPAGIPLSIELRSKALRETFPDPADRARITAQATRAWLKVLQ, encoded by the coding sequence GTGAACCCCATCTCGCTTGCCTCGGGCGTAGTGCCCGAGTTCGGCCCGCTCGACACCGTGCGCGCCGCAGCCGCGGGCGGGTTCGACGCCGTGGGCCTCTGGGTCGAGCCGGCGCAATGGACGGCCGAGACGACGCGGGAGATTCGCGCGGCGCTCGCCGACGAGGGGCTTCCCGTCCTCGACGTGGAGGTCGCCTGGCTGAAGCCCGATGCCGCGCTGGGCGATCATCGCCGCATCATCGACATCGGCGCGGACCTCGGCGCGGCGCACATGCTTTGCGTGTCCTCGCATTCCGACAGGTCGGCCACCGTCGCCGAACTGGCCGCACTGTGCCGCCATGCCGAGGGCAGCGGCATGCGCATCGCGCTGGAATTCGGCATTTTCACCGAGGTGAAGAATCTTGCTGCCGCACTGGCGATACTCGACGATGTCGGTCATCCCTTGCGTGCGTTGCTGATCGACCCGGTCCATGTCGACCGGTCGCGAAGCGCGATCGATGCCATCGCGGATATCGACCCTGCGCTGCTGCCCTATGCCCAGTTCTGTGACGCGCCCGCCGCGCGGCCCGATCCGGCCGATTTCGATGCGGTGATCACCGACGCGATCGACCTTCGCGAGCAGTGCGGCGCGGGCGCACTGCCGCTCGGCGCGCTTTACCACGCGCTGCCGGCCGGCATTCCGCTCAGCATCGAGCTTCGCTCCAAGGCCCTTCGCGAGACCTTTCCCGATCCCGCCGACCGCGCGCGAATCACCGCGCAGGCGACTCGCGCATGGCTGAAGGTTCTGCAATGA
- a CDS encoding EthD domain-containing protein produces MAEGSAMTVTLITLLKRRSGMSKADFIAYYETRHRRIGEEVLSGYASRYVRRFLHPVDGTDQDHDFDVVLEIDFPDQATMDACFAAMQPPEIMDRIIADEERFFDRSRNRAFTVEEHASTLPDPRAVSR; encoded by the coding sequence ATGGCTGAAGGTTCTGCAATGACCGTGACGCTGATCACCCTGCTCAAGCGCCGGAGCGGCATGAGCAAAGCCGACTTCATCGCCTATTACGAGACCCGTCACCGCCGCATCGGCGAGGAGGTGCTGTCAGGCTATGCCAGTCGCTATGTCCGGCGTTTCCTTCATCCGGTAGACGGCACCGACCAGGATCATGACTTCGATGTCGTGCTGGAAATCGACTTCCCCGATCAGGCGACAATGGATGCCTGCTTCGCGGCGATGCAACCGCCCGAGATCATGGACCGCATCATCGCCGACGAGGAACGCTTCTTCGACCGCTCGCGCAACCGGGCGTTCACGGTCGAGGAACATGCATCGACGCTCCCTGATCCGAGAGCGGTCTCCCGCTGA
- a CDS encoding nuclear transport factor 2 family protein, whose amino-acid sequence MAFAGPIEDRLAIRELVETYSHGVMTKDAELWGSTWADDAYWALPEFPGLDGFDGKAAIVAGWVESMKVYGLENCTKPMIYVSTPGEIAVDGDRASAIVYTSEIFQDPESGKTLRVRGRYADELSKATGRWLFTRREYRVMHMASEG is encoded by the coding sequence ATGGCTTTTGCAGGACCGATTGAGGATCGCCTCGCGATCCGGGAGCTGGTGGAAACCTACTCCCACGGTGTCATGACCAAGGATGCCGAACTCTGGGGCTCGACCTGGGCCGACGATGCCTATTGGGCGCTGCCGGAGTTTCCGGGGCTCGACGGGTTCGACGGCAAGGCGGCCATCGTCGCCGGCTGGGTCGAATCGATGAAGGTCTATGGGCTCGAAAACTGCACCAAGCCGATGATCTATGTCTCCACCCCGGGCGAAATCGCGGTGGATGGCGACCGCGCGAGCGCCATTGTCTATACCTCGGAAATCTTTCAGGATCCGGAATCAGGCAAGACCCTGCGGGTGCGCGGCCGCTACGCCGATGAACTGAGCAAGGCGACCGGCCGCTGGCTCTTCACGCGCCGCGAATATCGGGTGATGCACATGGCGAGCGAGGGCTGA
- a CDS encoding SDR family NAD(P)-dependent oxidoreductase, protein MKTVAITGAGRGIGLELARQHLSVGDRVLALVRNPAGATELEAMAAGSDGRLTVHRMDVGDDASVREGAASTGDEAVDILYNVAGVTGPATGELEAADWEAWDDAFRIMVQGPLRVLQAFLPRLRSGSRVINFSSQLAASTWPYGGYYAYGAAKAALNRMMRSVAIDLKDRGIIVGLVHPGWVQTDMGGADAEITPQESASGIRKLADAWTIEMSGDFYKWNGEPHSW, encoded by the coding sequence ATGAAGACGGTGGCGATTACGGGCGCAGGACGCGGCATCGGCCTCGAACTTGCGCGGCAGCATCTCAGCGTGGGTGACCGCGTCCTGGCCCTGGTGCGCAATCCGGCTGGGGCGACCGAACTGGAGGCGATGGCCGCTGGCTCGGACGGTCGTTTGACCGTGCACCGCATGGACGTCGGGGACGACGCCTCGGTGCGCGAAGGCGCCGCCTCGACCGGCGACGAGGCGGTCGATATCCTGTACAATGTCGCGGGCGTCACTGGGCCGGCGACCGGCGAGCTGGAAGCCGCCGACTGGGAGGCATGGGACGATGCCTTTCGCATCATGGTGCAGGGGCCGTTGCGGGTGCTTCAGGCTTTCCTTCCGCGCCTGCGCTCCGGCTCCAGGGTCATCAACTTCTCCAGCCAGCTGGCGGCATCGACCTGGCCCTATGGGGGCTATTATGCCTATGGCGCCGCCAAGGCCGCCCTCAACCGAATGATGCGGTCGGTCGCCATCGATCTCAAGGATCGCGGCATCATCGTCGGGCTGGTCCACCCCGGCTGGGTCCAAACTGACATGGGCGGCGCCGATGCCGAGATCACGCCGCAGGAGAGCGCGTCAGGCATCCGCAAGCTCGCCGACGCCTGGACCATCGAGATGTCGGGCGACTTCTACAAATGGAACGGCGAGCCGCATAGCTGGTGA
- a CDS encoding aromatic ring-hydroxylating oxygenase subunit alpha: MTLHAPPPPLSGRDPANLRGDAITGDRYFSSEFAQREWDMLWTRIWHIAGRTAEMPEPGDYVVHNFMKESVICIRQEDGSVRAFYNSCAHRGMRMVGQSSSADMIACPYHGWRYGLDGVLVHAQDPEDFPQGNPCGKLKLRELRCDTWGGFVWYTMAEQGPSLAEYLAPMPDVYRNYPMDTAVRVAWYRIALNANWKFVTDNFSESYHTRTAHPQVPPWIDQDVDTARHEMWPSGHGRTVQPMRPSLSDRLPEHLPHPYKMILQAWGIDPDSYASYEDLAMQGWLDLKAAKRRLWKERGYVHYEHMNDEELTDSPHTVIFPNVTISFLPDNLVFFRSEPHPDDPGKCYFDLWCMAFPVEGQETVESIMAGPRPLKEATECEHRDFDAGRGIPELAGQIVYQDMELAEGMQAGLHSKGYQDAYLSAQETRVRFFHEVLNDWLEGRRP, from the coding sequence ATGACGCTGCACGCACCGCCGCCGCCGCTGAGCGGCCGCGATCCCGCCAACCTGCGGGGCGACGCCATCACGGGCGACCGCTATTTTTCCAGCGAATTTGCCCAGCGTGAATGGGACATGCTGTGGACCCGCATCTGGCACATCGCCGGCCGCACCGCGGAAATGCCGGAGCCGGGTGATTATGTCGTCCATAATTTCATGAAGGAATCGGTGATCTGCATCCGTCAGGAAGACGGATCGGTCCGCGCCTTCTACAACAGTTGCGCGCATCGCGGCATGCGGATGGTGGGCCAGTCCTCTTCCGCCGACATGATCGCCTGTCCATATCACGGTTGGCGCTACGGGCTCGACGGCGTGCTGGTACATGCGCAGGACCCGGAAGACTTTCCTCAGGGCAATCCCTGCGGAAAGCTCAAGCTCAGGGAATTGCGCTGCGATACATGGGGCGGTTTCGTCTGGTACACCATGGCCGAACAAGGGCCCAGCCTCGCCGAATATCTGGCGCCCATGCCCGACGTCTATCGCAACTATCCGATGGACACGGCGGTGCGCGTCGCCTGGTATCGGATCGCGCTCAATGCCAACTGGAAGTTCGTCACCGACAATTTCAGCGAGAGCTATCATACCCGTACCGCGCATCCGCAGGTACCGCCGTGGATCGACCAGGATGTCGACACCGCCCGGCACGAGATGTGGCCCAGCGGCCATGGGCGGACGGTGCAGCCGATGCGCCCGTCGCTGTCAGACCGGCTGCCGGAGCACTTGCCGCACCCGTACAAGATGATCCTTCAGGCCTGGGGTATCGATCCCGACAGCTACGCCTCCTACGAGGATCTGGCGATGCAGGGGTGGCTCGACCTCAAGGCGGCAAAGCGTCGGCTGTGGAAGGAACGCGGCTACGTTCATTACGAGCATATGAATGACGAGGAACTGACCGACAGTCCGCACACCGTCATTTTCCCCAATGTGACGATCAGCTTCCTGCCTGACAATCTGGTGTTTTTCCGGTCCGAGCCGCACCCGGACGATCCGGGAAAATGCTATTTCGACCTGTGGTGCATGGCCTTTCCCGTCGAGGGGCAGGAGACGGTCGAATCGATCATGGCCGGGCCGCGTCCGCTCAAGGAAGCGACAGAATGCGAGCATCGCGACTTCGACGCCGGGCGCGGAATCCCGGAACTCGCGGGGCAGATCGTCTATCAGGACATGGAGCTTGCCGAGGGGATGCAGGCCGGCCTGCATTCCAAAGGCTATCAGGATGCTTATCTTTCGGCACAGGAAACACGCGTGCGCTTCTTCCATGAAGTGCTCAACGATTGGCTCGAAGGAAGGAGGCCCTGA
- a CDS encoding TetR/AcrR family transcriptional regulator, giving the protein MSLQLIRERMLAAVNPVHGAEPPRHWQQRKSAGTRLRLVEMAIDCLVESGYASFSAAHVAQRCGVSRGAMHHHFATRMELVAATIEHVFYKRMGAYLDAYLEALATNGDLSSVEIASELHWQSVHSREYSAYVELAVAARTDSELAQQFVPQAQRYDTIWFDEMSRAFPQWQAHWDDMRLANDLTTVAHMGMLMLEPVLGQGERSARIRGLVTQMVDALYRGR; this is encoded by the coding sequence ATGTCCCTCCAACTGATCCGCGAGCGCATGTTGGCCGCCGTCAACCCGGTGCATGGGGCGGAACCGCCGCGCCACTGGCAGCAGCGCAAAAGCGCCGGCACCCGCCTCAGGCTTGTCGAGATGGCTATCGATTGCCTGGTCGAGAGCGGATACGCCAGTTTCTCGGCCGCGCATGTCGCGCAGCGTTGCGGCGTGTCGCGCGGTGCGATGCACCATCACTTCGCCACGCGCATGGAACTGGTGGCGGCCACGATCGAGCATGTCTTCTACAAGAGGATGGGCGCCTACCTCGACGCCTATCTCGAGGCGCTGGCCACGAACGGCGATCTCTCCTCGGTCGAGATCGCGAGCGAACTGCATTGGCAATCGGTCCACAGTCGCGAATATTCCGCCTATGTGGAACTTGCGGTGGCGGCCCGCACCGATAGCGAACTGGCGCAGCAGTTCGTGCCGCAGGCGCAGCGTTACGATACGATCTGGTTCGACGAGATGAGCCGTGCCTTCCCGCAATGGCAGGCGCACTGGGACGACATGCGGCTGGCGAACGACCTGACGACGGTGGCGCACATGGGCATGCTGATGCTTGAGCCGGTGCTCGGCCAGGGGGAACGAAGCGCGCGTATCCGCGGGCTGGTGACGCAGATGGTCGACGCCCTCTATCGGGGGCGCTGA